Proteins encoded together in one Porites lutea chromosome 2, jaPorLute2.1, whole genome shotgun sequence window:
- the LOC140926801 gene encoding beta-1,3-galactosyltransferase 5-like, whose amino-acid sequence MRLFLKRQLWGRLLTMKLTKLLLVAGIIATSIFTSFVMLLFERSTGIAVTSINQECKSWKTETLQHLSTLITNTTCSRDYFLLILVSSAPGNFDRRSLIRQTWGAADSHNQWRTFFLLGQIRNQKLSDLLETEAKDYGDIIRGDYYEHYWNQSFKIEMGFEWAARYCNFSFLLKADDDVYVNTKDLTLLLQNPSTPLKRLYMGKVQFRPEVRRYGKFNISKEEYSGSTYPSYCSGAGYVLSNDIVQCLIPLFDVKKPLRIDDTYVGLVVSKLGISPVHHSRFIFPYDDYDICYFTPYTLVQHRVLGQCLLKLYQMHSKEFYSSNLGSFY is encoded by the coding sequence ATGAGGTTGTTTTTGAAAAGGCAACTTTGGGGGAGATTGTTGACCATGAAGTTGACGAAGCTTTTACTCGTTGCTGGAATAATAGCAACTTCAATATTTACATCCTTCGTTATGTTACTCTTTGAAAGATCCACTGGGATAGCAGTGACTTCTATCAATCAGGAATGTAAATCTTGGAAAACAGAAACTCTCCAGCACTTATCAACCTTAATAACCAATACTACTTGCTCACGGGATTACTTTCTTCTCATACTGGTGTCATCTGCACCTGGTAATTTTGATCGAAGGAGTTTAATTCGCCAAACTTGGGGTGCTGCAGATAGCCATAATCAATGGCGGACATTCTTTCTTCTTGGTCAAATAAGAAACCAGAAACTTTCAGATTTGCTTGAAACAGAAGCCAAAGATTATGGTGACATAATTCGTGGTGATTATTATGAACATTACTGGAACCAAAGTTTCAAGATAGAGATGGGATTTGAGTGGGCAGCCAGATActgtaatttttcctttttgcttaaGGCAGATGATGATGTGTATGTTAACACCAAAGATTTGACTCTTCTTTTGCAAAACCCATCAACACCCTTGAAGAGACTTTACATGGGCAAAGTGCAGTTTAGGCCTGAGGTGCGTCGTTATGGGAAATTCAACATCAGCAAGGAAGAATACTCTGGTTCAACTTACCCAAGCTACTGCAGTGGAGCTGGGTATGTTCTCTCAAATGACATTGTCCAGTGTCTAATTCCTCTATTTGATGTGAAAAAACCATTGAGAATCGATGATACTTATGTTGGGTTGGTTGTAAGCAAACTTGGCATCAGCCCAGTTCACCACAGTAGGTTTATTTTCCCATATGATGACTATGATATTTGTTACTTTACACCATACACACTTGTGCAACACCGAGTTTTAGGACAGTGTTTGCTGAAGCTGTACCAGATGCACTCCAAAGAATTTTACAGTTCCAATTTAGGGTCTTTCTATTGA
- the LOC140928205 gene encoding cilia- and flagella-associated protein 418-like, which yields MADDIDDLLDECETKFCGNSKSSSQNHPNKTNSRSSKKATRNEKIGTKSSQTKNVERDELNDMINECMDDGPEIPEVHEKHLTQISSSSQKDSSSSRKRCVKVFLGGSKFAKGLSTGSEERVCDKLRCTSCDFNVVILNDYEWHEDCDYLFFRNNIPDFDKLKSKLSRKRGCCAYACQCSWRSIVQLTELWSGDPHLKWVCGKHS from the exons ATGGCTGATGATATAGATGACCTATTAGACGAATGTGAAACGAAGTTTTGCGGGAATTCAAAATCTTCATCACAGAATCATCCGAACAAAACAAACTCAAGATCGTCAAAGAAGGCGACACGAAACGAGAAAATTGGAACGAAAAg TTCACAGACCAAAAATGTTGAACGCGATGAACTCAATGACATGATCAACGAGTGCATGGACGATGGGCCTGAAATTCCGGAAGTTCATGAGAAG CATTTGACACAGATTTCCTCTTCAAGCCAAAAAGATTCAAGTTCATCAAGGAAGAGATGTGTTAAGGTTTTTCTTGGAGGCTCCAAGTTTGCAAAGGGGCTCTCCACTGGCTCAGAAGAGAG aGTGTGCGACAAGCTACGTTGTACATCGTGCGACTTCAATGTGGTCATCCTTAATGACTATGAATGGCATGAAGACTGTGATTATTTATTCTTTAGAAACAATATACCAGACTTTGATAAACTTAAAAGCAAGCTTTCAAGGAAACGAG GTTGTTGTGCCTATGCCTGCCAGTGTTCATGGAGATCCATTGTACAACTCACTGAGCTTTGGTCTGGCGATCCACACCTTAAATGGGTTTGTGGAAAGCACAGCTGA